One region of gamma proteobacterium HIMB55 genomic DNA includes:
- a CDS encoding Fe-S protein assembly chaperone HscA (PFAM: Hsp70 protein~TIGRFAM: Fe-S protein assembly chaperone HscA), which produces MLLQISEPDSGQSLQRERKRGLGIDLGTTNSLVAVKTISGVDVIPDDRGNVLLPSVVHFSEQVTVGDEAKATASTDPKNTIVSAKRLMGRSRDDLTEAQTLGLVDSERLAFDTDCGAKTPVEVSAEILRALAQRAAADGAQADGVVITVPAYFDDSQRQATRQAAELAGLNVLRMLNEPTAAAVAYGLDESIEESSVVAVYDLGGGTFDISILRMERGLLRVLATGGDSALGGDDFDDCIVDWLTTSWSLDSLDYAERRELSVLAREIKESLTLSDEVSIAPASFCGECRSLKMSREQFNDITHALVDRTLGACRQAMSDAGVNEVAQVVLVGGSTRMPIIAAQVEQFFGCEPLCTLDPDQVVALGAAMQADVLVGNGDGDEALLLDVIPLSLGLETYGGLIEKIIPRNSVLPVAKAQEFTTAKDGQTGLVVHVLQGERERVEDCRSLARFELGGIPPMVAGAARILVTFKVDADGLLEVSAREETTGTETSLVVKPSFGLSDEEVAHMLRSSQQNAAEDMQARQLREAKVEAEALLHGLAGALDADGDLLSDEERAELESVAGELVSVIEGDDIAAVRDRTDVLGQASLTFAERRMDRSIKSALSGVAVAELEASE; this is translated from the coding sequence TTGTTATTGCAAATTTCAGAACCCGATAGCGGTCAGTCACTCCAGCGAGAGCGCAAGCGCGGGCTTGGTATCGACCTCGGTACGACTAACAGTCTGGTCGCAGTCAAAACGATATCGGGGGTCGATGTTATTCCTGATGATCGCGGTAACGTCTTACTCCCCTCTGTCGTGCATTTTTCAGAACAGGTAACCGTAGGCGACGAGGCCAAAGCCACTGCAAGCACGGATCCAAAAAATACGATTGTGTCAGCGAAGCGTTTGATGGGGCGTTCGCGTGATGACCTTACTGAGGCTCAGACACTGGGCTTAGTAGATTCTGAACGTCTCGCGTTCGACACCGACTGTGGCGCAAAGACACCGGTTGAGGTGTCAGCCGAGATCCTTCGAGCATTAGCGCAAAGAGCAGCAGCGGATGGGGCTCAGGCTGACGGAGTCGTTATCACCGTCCCTGCGTATTTTGACGATAGTCAGCGTCAAGCGACGCGTCAGGCGGCTGAGCTTGCGGGCTTGAATGTGTTGCGAATGCTGAATGAGCCGACGGCCGCGGCGGTTGCTTATGGGCTTGATGAGTCGATCGAAGAGTCAAGCGTTGTTGCTGTTTATGACTTGGGTGGTGGCACCTTCGACATTTCCATACTACGCATGGAGCGCGGGTTGCTCCGCGTGCTCGCTACGGGTGGTGACAGCGCACTAGGTGGTGATGATTTTGATGACTGTATCGTCGACTGGCTAACGACGTCTTGGTCGCTGGATAGCTTGGATTATGCCGAGCGTCGCGAACTCTCAGTACTGGCCCGTGAGATTAAAGAGTCACTGACTCTATCCGATGAAGTCTCGATTGCACCGGCCTCATTCTGTGGCGAGTGCCGCTCCCTGAAAATGAGCAGGGAACAGTTCAACGATATTACCCACGCTTTGGTTGATAGAACCCTTGGAGCTTGTCGCCAGGCTATGTCAGATGCGGGTGTAAACGAGGTCGCGCAGGTTGTTCTCGTAGGGGGTTCGACGCGAATGCCGATTATCGCCGCTCAGGTCGAGCAATTTTTCGGATGCGAGCCGCTCTGCACTTTGGATCCTGATCAAGTGGTAGCGCTGGGTGCTGCAATGCAGGCCGATGTTTTGGTGGGTAACGGCGACGGTGATGAAGCGCTGTTACTCGACGTCATCCCGCTGTCACTAGGACTCGAAACCTACGGTGGGCTTATCGAGAAAATCATTCCGCGAAACTCGGTGCTACCCGTTGCGAAGGCGCAGGAATTCACAACGGCCAAGGATGGTCAAACGGGCCTCGTCGTTCATGTGCTCCAGGGCGAGCGCGAGCGCGTAGAGGATTGTCGATCCCTCGCCCGCTTCGAGCTCGGCGGAATTCCTCCGATGGTTGCGGGCGCTGCGCGCATCCTCGTTACCTTCAAGGTCGATGCAGATGGTCTGTTAGAGGTGTCTGCTCGCGAGGAGACGACAGGCACCGAGACGAGTTTAGTGGTTAAGCCCTCGTTCGGCCTGTCGGATGAAGAGGTTGCCCACATGCTGCGCTCGAGTCAGCAAAATGCGGCAGAGGATATGCAAGCGCGACAGTTGAGGGAAGCCAAAGTGGAGGCTGAAGCGCTATTGCATGGCCTCGCGGGCGCTCTCGATGCGGATGGTGATTTATTAAGCGATGAAGAGCGTGCCGAGCTTGAGTCGGTCGCGGGCGAGCTTGTCTCGGTGATTGAAGGCGACGATATTGCGGCAGTCCGCGATCGTACCGATGTGTTGGGACAGGCCTCACTGACCTTCGCGGAGCGTCGTATGGATAGAAGTATTAAGAGTGCTCTTAGCGGTGTTGCCGTGGCAGAGCTCGAGGCCTCAGAGTAG
- a CDS encoding Fe-S protein assembly co-chaperone HscB (PFAM: DnaJ domain; HSCB C-terminal oligomerisation domain~TIGRFAM: Fe-S protein assembly co-chaperone HscB): MANHFSSFDLDPAFSIDVAILEERYEQLMTICHPDRFAAAPAFEQRAAAKRAADINEAFNVLKQPVSRAGHLLQLAGVDLPALERQPAAPEFLFDQMMLREKVQEFTNLNPDEAADLTSEIEDAYVSTQAKFAAHYGAGDIAAASAAWVEFHFQQKLSDELARARS, translated from the coding sequence GTGGCCAATCATTTTTCGTCATTTGATCTCGATCCCGCATTCAGTATTGATGTTGCAATACTCGAGGAGCGGTACGAGCAGCTTATGACGATTTGTCACCCAGACAGGTTTGCTGCAGCCCCTGCATTTGAGCAGCGAGCGGCGGCAAAGCGCGCAGCTGACATAAACGAGGCTTTCAATGTACTCAAGCAGCCAGTGAGCCGAGCAGGGCACTTACTGCAACTCGCTGGCGTCGACTTGCCGGCCCTAGAACGTCAACCGGCGGCCCCCGAGTTTTTATTCGACCAAATGATGTTGCGAGAGAAAGTCCAGGAATTTACCAATTTAAACCCTGACGAGGCAGCTGACCTCACATCTGAGATTGAGGACGCATACGTTAGTACCCAAGCGAAATTTGCCGCGCACTACGGAGCTGGAGATATTGCAGCCGCGTCAGCGGCCTGGGTGGAGTTTCACTTTCAGCAAAAGCTCAGCGACGAGCTAGCGCGTGCGCGATCATAG
- a CDS encoding iron-sulfur cluster assembly protein IscA (PFAM: Iron-sulphur cluster biosynthesis~TIGRFAM: iron-sulfur cluster assembly protein IscA; Iron-sulfur cluster assembly accessory protein): MAISVTAAAAEHVGKQLAARGRGEGIRIGVKTSGCSGLAYVLEFVDDKDPSDTVFETDGVRVFVDPKSLVYLDGTIVDFAREGLNEGLEFRNPNVAGECGCGESFTV, translated from the coding sequence ATGGCCATCAGTGTCACTGCCGCTGCCGCTGAGCACGTTGGCAAACAGCTTGCTGCCCGTGGACGAGGCGAAGGCATCCGCATTGGGGTAAAAACCTCGGGATGTTCCGGCCTTGCATACGTACTCGAGTTTGTAGATGACAAAGACCCCAGTGACACGGTGTTTGAAACCGATGGTGTCCGTGTGTTTGTTGACCCCAAGAGCCTGGTTTATCTCGACGGTACGATCGTCGATTTTGCGCGTGAGGGACTCAATGAGGGTCTCGAGTTTAGGAATCCCAATGTTGCTGGTGAGTGCGGCTGCGGTGAGAGTTTCACTGTTTAG